The Onthophagus taurus isolate NC chromosome 6, IU_Otau_3.0, whole genome shotgun sequence region TCGTTTTAACCACATCTGCAAATGATTGCACAATTTATTTCGTATAACTAACCTGTCATCGGCAGACCCAATGTGGGGTTGAACATCCCTTTAAAGTCCATCATCCAATAGGATCCGAGTTTCTGCAAACACCCTTTCTATTGGTGGCTAAGTAATCGATAAGCACCAGATTGTCCGCAAAATTCAACCCTATTCCCTTTTGTAATAAAGCTTATGTGAAttagtctttgtggaaatcaAAGATATTGTCCAACGCTCTAGTATATAAACCAAATCCCACAGGATTTCGTTATCAATctattttaaaaagtcatCGCGTGtgttgaattaataaaatgtggaATATCTGTGTTGGATTTTGACAATGTCTTCAAGACAGCTTCCCGATTCTTCATCATCACCCCCGATCAAGTAACAATTACttcatataaattttttataaaaatacttaaaaaaaatttttttttaagtatgcAGTTTGGTGGATTTAGTGCTGGTGAACTTTCCGAAGAAGAAGTCACCGAACTTCCAAGTTGTGCTTTTGCAACAAGGGCTACTTCAAGCAGTACAAGTCTTCAACATCATTATTTAACATCTTTACATCACGCAACGggtattttattaattcaatttttttaaatctaacttaaacatattttttatgattccATAAAGACACCAATCAATGTTCTGGAAGCTCCATGACCCAAGATTACTATGGAAGCTCACCATATCGAGTCCAGAGACATGCTGCCAACATTAGAGAACGAAAAAGGATGCTGAGGTCTGCTATAGGACCCAACGGGTACTCCTTTgcttttcctttttctttcgttttacttaaattttagtttgttGATTTTGTGTGATTTTtccgattttattttaataaattgcttattataatttcttttggttttatttttttattttgattttttttttaatttgttgattaGTTTAGTTTAAATTGAATCTATTTGATTTACAAAAATGAAccttttttgaacaatattgtAATGTGCAGCAGTATCAACTCCGCTTTTGATGAACTTCGAATGCACGTCCCAACGTTTCCCTACGAAAAACGATTAAGTAAAATAGACACTCTTCGTTTAGCAATAGCGTATATTGCGTTGTTAAGAGAAGTTCTTACGGCTGATTGTGATCCTTTAACTTACGTG contains the following coding sequences:
- the LOC111413245 gene encoding helix-loop-helix protein 13 isoform X1, with the protein product MSSRQLPDSSSSPPINMQFGGFSAGELSEEEVTELPSCAFATRATSSSTSLQHHYLTSLHHATDTNQCSGSSMTQDYYGSSPYRVQRHAANIRERKRMLRSAIGPNGSINSAFDELRMHVPTFPYEKRLSKIDTLRLAIAYIALLREVLTADCDPLTYVERCLRGEIKADRANWNTSDLTARLSWINWENLGVNPGRRSTLTSLALSSDSMNQ
- the LOC111413245 gene encoding helix-loop-helix protein 13 isoform X4, which encodes MSSRQLPDSSSSPPINMQFGGFSAGELSEEEVTELPSCAFATRATSSSTSLQHHYLTSLHHATDTNQCSGSSMTQDYYGSSPYRVQRHAANIRERKRMLSINSAFDELRMHVPTFPYEKRLSKIDTLRLAIAYIALLREVLTADCDPLTYVERCLRGEIKADRANWNTSDLTARLSWINWENLGVNPGRRSTLTSLALSSDSMNQ
- the LOC111413245 gene encoding helix-loop-helix protein 13 isoform X3 is translated as MSSRQLPDSSSSPPINMQFGGFSAGELSEEEVTELPSCAFATRATSSSTSLQHHYLTSLHHATDTNQCSGSSMTQDYYGSSPYRVQRHAANIRERKRMLSSINSAFDELRMHVPTFPYEKRLSKIDTLRLAIAYIALLREVLTADCDPLTYVERCLRGEIKADRANWNTSDLTARLSWINWENLGVNPGRRSTLTSLALSSDSMNQ
- the LOC111413245 gene encoding helix-loop-helix protein 13 isoform X2, with the translated sequence MSSRQLPDSSSSPPINMQFGGFSAGELSEEEVTELPSCAFATRATSSSTSLQHHYLTSLHHATDTNQCSGSSMTQDYYGSSPYRVQRHAANIRERKRMLRSAIGPNGINSAFDELRMHVPTFPYEKRLSKIDTLRLAIAYIALLREVLTADCDPLTYVERCLRGEIKADRANWNTSDLTARLSWINWENLGVNPGRRSTLTSLALSSDSMNQ